TAAACGTAAGAAAGGTGCAGCCGATGCTAAGAAGGGTAAGATCTTTACCCGGTTAGCTCGGGAAATCGTCATTGCTGCCCGCGAAGGCGGTGGTGATCCAGGCATGAATGTTCGGCTTGGCTTGGCAATTGAAAAGGCCAAAGCAGCCAACATGCCGAAAGACAGCATTGAACGCGCAATCAAACGGGGCACTGGCGACGATAAAGAAGGTGAAACCTACGAAGAGATCCTTTATGAAGGTTATGCCGCAAATGGTGTTGCTTTGATGATCGAATGCGTCACTGAAAATCGAAATCGAACCGTTGCAGAGCTTCGTCACCTCCTCACCAAAGGCGGCGGCGGGTTAGGCGACCCTGGTTCGGTGAACTGGCAATTTGATCGGATGACCTATTTCTCGTTTCCCGCTGAGGGGAATGATTTCGACACGATCTTCGAGATGGCTGTTGAAGCCGGTGCGGATGATGTCCGCGAAGATGATGATCTGATTGAGGTCATCGGTGCGCCATCCAGCTTCCAGGCCATTGCCGATCACTTCAGCAAGGCCAACATCGTTCCTGAGGAATCCGGCGTGCGATTCATGCCCAAGCAGGAAATCAGTCTCAATGTGGAACAGACCCTCAAGGTCATGAAAACCATTGAGAACCTCGAAGAGCTGGACGACGTTCAGAACATCTATTCAAATCTGGATATCTCCGACGAAGCCGTCCAAGCCATGGAGAACGAATAGACCGGACATGCTTGTCCTCGGCATTGATCCCGGCATTGCCATCACCGGATACGGTCTGGTCCAAACCGACCAGCGCAATGACTATGAATGCGTGACTTATGGCGTCATCACGACCCAGGCAGGTCTCCCGGATGCCGAACGGCTGAATATCCTTTTTGACGAATTAACGCAATTAATCCTTCTCCACCGACCTGATGTCAGCGCGGTGGAGAAGTTGTTTTTCCAGAAGAATGTCAAGACCGCCATTTCCGTCGGTCAGGCGCGCGGCGTTACCATGTTAACCCTGGCCCAGGCCGGGCTGCCAATCGCTGAATACACCCCCAATGAGGTCAAACAGACCGTCTGCGGGTATGGCAGCGCCGGAAAGAGCCAGGTGCAGCGAATGGTCCAGGCCCTGCTCAGCCTGGATGAACTCCCCAAGCCGGACGATGCCGCCGATGCCCTGGCTGTCGCCATCTGTCATATCCACCACCAATCCTCCCCACTAATCGGGTAAACACCATGATCACCAGCTTTGCCAACGCAACCGTCAAAGAAATCCGAAAACTCGAACAGAAAAAATACCGTCAACAGAGCGGCACCTACTTCATTGAAGGCCTGCGGACTGTGGGTGAAGCGGTTCAAACCCAAGCGCCGATCAAAGCGCTGGTGGTTGCACCGGACCTGCTCGTGAGCGATTTCGGCCAATCGCTGCTCACCGAACCCCACCTGAGGGATGTGGAGCGGATTGAGGTCAGCGCGGAGATCTATGAAAAGCTGGCCCATAAGCAAGGCCCACAGGGGATTGGCGCGATTGTGCAACAATCCTGGCAGGACCTGATAGCGCTTCAACTGGCGCCCGATGACCTCTGGGTGGCATTGGATGCCGTTGCAGACCCCGGCAACCTTGGCACAATCATGCGGACTGCCGATTCCGTCGGAGCGCGGGGAATCATCCTGCTGGAGCATTCCACTGACCCCTATGACCCCGCAGCCGTCAAAGCCAGCATGGGCGCGATCTTTTCACTGGCCCTTGCCAGCGCGTCCTGGGAAGATTTCCATTCCTGGCAAAAACAACAAAAAGCACAACTGGTAGGCACCTCCGATCATGGTGCAACCGATTACCAGCAGATCGAATATCAACGCCCTTTGATCCTTCTGATGGGCAGCGAACGCCACGGTCTGCCGGATGAGATGATGGCTGCCTGTAACCACCTGGCCCGGATACCAATGGCCGGCCGCAGTGACTCACTCAACCTGGCGATTGCCACAGCGGTAATGTTGTATGAGATTTACAATCAATCCCGAAATGCTGTTAAAATAGAACCATGATTGCAAGCGTCAGTGGAGAAATCAGCCAAATTCTGGATGGTCAGGTTGTTGTCAGCCTGAGCGGCTTAGGTTTGCTGATCAATGTGACCGAAAACACCTGCCTCAATTGCCATCTCGGCATGCCGCAGACCTTCCACACCTATCTGGTGGTGCGGGAAGATCAATTGGCACTCTATGGCTTTGCCACCGCAGAGGAGCGAGATCTCTTCGTGCATCTGATCGGCGTGGCCGGCATTGGGCCGAAAACCGGTTTGGCTGCCCTTTCTACCCTCACACCGGAAGCTGTCCGCCGGGCCATCACCGCAGACCAGCCGGAAATCTTTGCCAGGGTCCCCGGAATCGGGAAAAAGACCGCTCAGAAGATCATCCTCGACCTGCAGGGCAAGATTCAGCCTCTGGAGCCGCTGGAAGCCGCCTTCCGGCTGGACGATGTCGACACCGAAGTGCTGGAAGCCCTCACTGCCCTGGGATATTCCGTCGTTGAAGCTCAGGCCGCACTGCAATCCATTAGCCGGGAAGAAAACCCGGATGTCGAAGAACGGTTACGGAAAGCCTTGCAATTCTTTAGCTAAAATGGGGTAAAATCATCCAATCTTTGGCATTATCCGTTACTTGTTTATCCTGGAAGTAGAATCCTGAAGAGTGTCTGAGTTCTAGCATCGAATCTGTCCAAATCCACGCCGGGTTGACAGATAAATGTTCGATGTTGTGTTTTAATGTTACCTGGACGTATTAGGTTAAAATTCTAAGAGCCATCTTGCTCAAATTTTAATCTAGGCTGGGTAAAATTAGGCGATTATTGACCATAAAATATTGGAGACATTTTGGCAAAGACTGTTCAAGGCAAGACCTATCAATGGAGACTGGGCGACACACCCATCGGCAGCGGTGATGCGGGTGAGGTGTATGCCGTGGTATGCGTTGAGCAGCCGGAATTGAGCGGCGTCCTGAAGAAGCCCTCCCGGATTGCCACCGGTGGAACCATCCAGCGCCAGGCCGGGCAGATCGCGCAGGAAGGGCT
This Chloroflexota bacterium DNA region includes the following protein-coding sequences:
- the ruvA gene encoding Holliday junction branch migration protein RuvA encodes the protein MIASVSGEISQILDGQVVVSLSGLGLLINVTENTCLNCHLGMPQTFHTYLVVREDQLALYGFATAEERDLFVHLIGVAGIGPKTGLAALSTLTPEAVRRAITADQPEIFARVPGIGKKTAQKIILDLQGKIQPLEPLEAAFRLDDVDTEVLEALTALGYSVVEAQAALQSISREENPDVEERLRKALQFFS
- a CDS encoding RNA methyltransferase: MITSFANATVKEIRKLEQKKYRQQSGTYFIEGLRTVGEAVQTQAPIKALVVAPDLLVSDFGQSLLTEPHLRDVERIEVSAEIYEKLAHKQGPQGIGAIVQQSWQDLIALQLAPDDLWVALDAVADPGNLGTIMRTADSVGARGIILLEHSTDPYDPAAVKASMGAIFSLALASASWEDFHSWQKQQKAQLVGTSDHGATDYQQIEYQRPLILLMGSERHGLPDEMMAACNHLARIPMAGRSDSLNLAIATAVMLYEIYNQSRNAVKIEP
- a CDS encoding YebC/PmpR family DNA-binding transcriptional regulator, giving the protein MSGHSHWATIKRKKGAADAKKGKIFTRLAREIVIAAREGGGDPGMNVRLGLAIEKAKAANMPKDSIERAIKRGTGDDKEGETYEEILYEGYAANGVALMIECVTENRNRTVAELRHLLTKGGGGLGDPGSVNWQFDRMTYFSFPAEGNDFDTIFEMAVEAGADDVREDDDLIEVIGAPSSFQAIADHFSKANIVPEESGVRFMPKQEISLNVEQTLKVMKTIENLEELDDVQNIYSNLDISDEAVQAMENE
- the ruvC gene encoding crossover junction endodeoxyribonuclease RuvC, coding for MLVLGIDPGIAITGYGLVQTDQRNDYECVTYGVITTQAGLPDAERLNILFDELTQLILLHRPDVSAVEKLFFQKNVKTAISVGQARGVTMLTLAQAGLPIAEYTPNEVKQTVCGYGSAGKSQVQRMVQALLSLDELPKPDDAADALAVAICHIHHQSSPLIG